The Magnolia sinica isolate HGM2019 chromosome 9, MsV1, whole genome shotgun sequence genome contains a region encoding:
- the LOC131255285 gene encoding disease resistance protein RPM1-like, translated as MAESAVSFLVEYLGALLVEEARLLKGVHGEVCDIRDELDRIKSFLRDADTRQDTDQSLKIWVKQVREIAYDVEDVLDKFMLGKAQEQHDSQGCIDFLYILIKQFMVHHQTASSIQDIKTRIGMITERKDAYALNRIEQGSSSNNMSDQWYDPRLNALFIEEAHLVGIDMPRRQLIRWLMNGDSRLSTISVVGMGGLGKTTLVKKVYDSQQVKKCFETYAWITVSQSFKPEDLLRNMIKQFSEAKKDQSPEGVDAMTQVELIQVLRSYLQNKRYVLVPDDVWEAHVWNFIGNALPTSEYGSWVMITTRKGDVASSSCIGPSNHIYNLQPLHPENAWSLFCRKAFQSNEENSCPQELEKLSRSFVKKCQGLPLAIVTLGSLLSMKGKTYVEWEMIHRSLGSELESDDNLRSMTKILLLSFNDLPYYLKSCFLYLSIFPEDYAIKRMKLIRLWIAEGFVERNEGRSMEEVAEGYLNVLITRNLVLVTERKSYGKVITCQIHDLVREMIIPKFREEHFFASSVEENMNRIRHLSICNDGENFPKFDAFSRLHSLFIFGVDGLFKTPAITSFASLRLLKVVDLENVSVDIFPDDLTSLLHLRYLSLENTKIKKVPSSLGKLKNLETLNLKGTFVCELPVEILKLERLHHLLVYRYHITVVYLPFNSVYGVKVSAGIGHMRSLQKLACIEAESGIIRELGNLTQLRRLGIIKLKREDGNDLCTSVEKMEYLQSLDVTSMDEEEVLDLHSLSHPPLPLQCLYLTGRLEKLPKWIASFHNLVAVCLRWSRLRDDPLKALQSLPNLVELELRRAFDGEELCCEGRGYPRLKQLLLIELMGLKKVRVDKGAMSSLEELDIRHCEELVEVPLWLEHLTNLKELYLQDMSVAFLKGLRKDGVEELVNSIQHIPLIRYTNTRESTYWDLS; from the coding sequence atggcGGAGAGTGCTGTGAGCTTCTTAGTTGAATACTTGGGAGCTTTGCTGGTGGAGGAAGCACGGTTGCTGAAGGGGGTCCATGGAGAAGTCTGTGACATCAGAGATGAGTTAGACAGAATTAAATCCTTTTTAAGGGATGCTGATACAAGACAAGACACAGACCAAAGCCTCAAGATATGGGTGAAACAAGTAAGAGAAATCGCTTATGATGTCGAGGATGTTCTCGACAAGTTCATGCTCGGCAAAGCACAAGAGCAACACGATTCTCAGGGATGCATCGACTTTCTTTATATACTCATCAAGCAGTTCATGGTGCATCATCAGACTGCATCCTCAATACAAGATATCAAAACCCGAATAGGTATGATTACGGAGAGAAAAGACGCTTACGCTCTCAATAGAATAGAGCAAGGTTCAAGCTCCAATAACATGAGTGATCAATGGTATGATCCTCGATTGAATGCTCTTTTCATTGAGGAAGCTCATCTTGTGGGCATCGACATGCCGAGGAGgcaattgatcagatggttaatgAATGGAGATTCGAGACTCTCGACGATTTCGGTGGTTGGTATGGGTGGCCTAGGCAAGACCACTCTAGTAAAGAAAGTCTATGATAGCCAACAAGTGAAGAAATGTTTTGAAACATATGCTTGGATCACCGTCTCGCAATCATTCAAACCAGAGGATCTACTCAGAAACATGATAAAGCAATTCTCCGAGGCAAAGAAAGATCAGTCTCCCGAAGGAGTAGATGCGATGACACAGGTCGAGCTAATCCAAGTGCTACGGAGCTACTTGCAGAACAAGAGGTATGTGCTTGTTCCTGATGATGTATGGGAAGCACATGTATGGAATTTCATAGGCAATGCATTGCCCACTAGTGAATATGGTAGCTGGGTAATGATCACCACACGCAAAGGTGATGTTGCATCATCTTCTTGCATTGGACCTTCCAATCACATCTACAACCTTCAGCCTCTGCATCCAGAAAATGCCTGGTCCCTCTTTTGCAGGAAGGCATTCCAATCAAATGAGGAGAACAGTTGTCCTCAGGAATTGGAGAAGCTTTCTCGAAGTTTCGTAAAAAAATGTCAAGGACTACCTCTTGCAATTGTCACATTAGGTAGTCTTTTGTCAATGAAGGGAAAGACGTATGTTGAGTGGGAGATGATTCACCGTAGCCTTGGATCAGAGCTTGAAAGCGATGACAATCTTAGAAGCATGACGAAAATATTATTACTCAGTTTCAATGACTTGCCTTACTACCTGAAATCATGCTTCTTGTATTTGAGTATTTTTCCAGAAGATTATGCCATTAAGCGTATGAAACTAATTCGGCTATGGATAGCTGAGGGTTTTGTCGAAAGAAATGAAGGCAGGTCAATGGAAGAGGTTGCTGAAGGCTACCTCAATGTGCTCATCACTAGAAATCTTGTTCTAGTGACAGAACGGAAATCTTATGGCAAGGTGATCACTTGTCAAATCCACGATCTTGTGCGGGAGATGATTATTCCAAAATTCAGGGAGGAGCACTTCTTTGCATCTTCTGTTGAAGAGAACATGAACAGAATCCGGCATCTGTCGATTTGCAACGATGGTGAgaattttccaaaatttgatgCCTTCTCCCGTCTTCACTCTCTGTTCATTTTTGGGGTGGATGGGCTATTCAAAACTCCTGCAATCACATCGTTTGCTAGCTTAAGGTTGTTGAAGGTGGTGGATCTTGAAAATGTGTCCGTGGacatctttcctgatgatctaacaAGCTTGTTGCATTTGAGGTACCTAAGCTTGGAGAATACAAAGATCAAGAAGGTTCCAAGTTCGTTGGGGAAGCTAAAGAACTTAGAAACATTGAATCTTAAGGGCACCTTTGTATGTGAATTGCCAGTTGAGATTCTCAAGCTCGAGCGCCTCCACCACCTCCTCGTTTATCGCTATCATATAACGGTGGTTTATTTACCTTTTAACTCTGTGTATGGAGTTAAGGTGTCAGCTGGAATTGGGCATATGAGATCCCTACAGAAGTTGGCATGCATAGAGGCAGAGAGCGGAATCATTAGAGAGCTGGGGAATCTCACCCAACTAAGGAGGTTAGGCATTATCAAGCTAAAAAGGGAAGATGGGAACGATTTGTGCACTTCTGTTGAGAAGATGGAGTACCTTCAGTCCTTGGATGTGACATcaatggatgaggaggaggttCTCGACCTGCATTCTTTATCGCATCCTCCGCTACCTCTTCAATGTCTATATTTGACAGGGCGTTTGGAGAAGTTACCCAAATGGATTGCCTCGTTTCATAATCTGGTCGCCGTCTGTCTGAGATGGTCCAGATTGAGGGATGATCCACTCAAAGCCCTTCAGTCACTGCCCAATTTGGTGGAACTCGAGCTACGGCGAGCTTTTGATGGAGAAGAGTTATGTTGCGAGGGCAGAGGATATCCAAGACTCAAGCAATTATTGCTCATTGAGTTGATGGGATTGAAGAAGGTGAGGGTGGACAAGGGAGCAATGTCTAGCCTTGAAGAGCTAGATATTAGACATTGTGAAGAATTAGTGGAGGTGCCGTTGTGGCTGGAACATCTCACTAACCTCAAAGAACTCTACCTGCAAGACATGTCTGTGGCTTTCTTGAAGGGGCTAAGAAAGGATGGAGTGGAAGAGTTAGTGAATTCCATTCAGCACATTCCACTCATACGATACACAAACACTCGAGAAAGTACTTATTGGGACTTATCATGA